A part of Vigna radiata var. radiata cultivar VC1973A chromosome 11, Vradiata_ver6, whole genome shotgun sequence genomic DNA contains:
- the LOC106777631 gene encoding inactive poly [ADP-ribose] polymerase RCD1, producing MEVKTAKALDRIALKLKRKRPTQYAAHECGALQPSGRVVKQIKLGEYRKKHANAGPHIGKSLSNRFLSYKKSGKPARLMFYKNGEWVDFPSDILDLVKKDLEIKKSVVEVELNGYHMVLNFFHMYKLNMKTGLQQPMAWIDEAGGCFFPEVYAAYDEEPYNLWKQGTGKSKEPYGSNEIKLQLEIEINGLDQWKLRECSDESNALFNGIRIDTKQKSCPYDVEVENSINKEDCENVDESIQQNQEIDLDAYTESVNGRLNFDSVQKIFLKGMNNNGITDSDIVGIDRCSGASMQARLELFLKQAEITQKCHGDANIQYAWLASTKRELYTMMEYGLGHCRLSAFKGSYGTGVHLAAITCPDISARYCDVDENGVRHLVLCRVIMGNMEILRPGTGQFQPSSCEYDNGVDDIECPRYYVVWNINMNTHIYPEFVVSFKLSFDAEGFFGGSERKNNVSGVMTACHGPQGLLHSCAVVKGTAPPRVPTSPWMSFPLLFAAIGNKVPPNDMERVREHYEQFRSKQISRADFVKILRLIVGDTPLKLAMTQHQFKIPSNVKEG from the exons ATGGAAGTGAAAACTGCAAAGGCATTGGATAGGATTGCTCTCAAATTGAAGAGAAAGCGACCTACCCAATATGCTGCACATGAATGTGGAGCTTTGCAGCCTTCAGGCAGGGTGGTAAAACAGATAAAATTGGGTGAATATAGaaaaaaacatgcaaatgctGGTCCTCATATTGGGAAGTCCTTGAGTAACcgatttttaagttataaaaaaagtggGAAACCAGCTCGTCTGATGTTCTATAAGAATGGTGAGTGGGTGGACTTTCCAAGTGATATTCTTGACTTGGTTAAGAAAGATCTTGAAATCAAGAAGTCGGTTGTGGAGGTGGAGTTAAATGGGTATCAtatggttttaaattttttccatATGTATAAGTTGAACATGAAAACTGGTCTGCAACAACCAATGGCTTGGATTGATGAGGCAGGAGGCTGCTTCTTCCCTGAGGTCTATGCTGCTTATGATGAAGAGCCTTATAATCTCTGGAAACAGGGCACTGGAAAAAGTAAAGAGCCATATGGttctaatgaaataaaattacaattagaaattgaaataaatggacTGGATCAGTGGAAGTTGAGGGAGTGTTCTGACGAGTCCAATGCGTTATTTAATGGTATTAGAATTGATACTAAACAAAAGAGCTGTCCATATGATGTAGAAGTAGAAAATAGCATTAACAAAGAGGACTGTGAAAATGTTGACGAATCTATAcagcaaaatcaagaaatagaTTTAGATGCCTATACTGAATCTGTAAATGGAAGGTTGAATTTCGATTCTGTACAGAAGATATTTCTTAAGGGAATGAACAATAATGGCATTACTGATTCTGACATTGTTGGAATTGACCGGTGCTCAGGTGCGTCAATGCAAGCACGATTGGAGCTATTCTTGAAGCAAGCTGAAATTACACAAAAATGTCATGGGGATGCTAATATTCAGTATGCTTGGCTTGCTTCTACTAAACGAGAACTGTATACAATGATGGAGTATGGGCTTGGCCACTGTAGACTATCTGCATTTAAAGGTTCATACGGCACTGGTGTTCATCTTGCAGCCATTACCTGCCCTGACATCAG TGCACGTTATTGTGATGTTGACGAAAATGGGGTTCGACATTTGGTCCTTTGTCGTGTAATAATGGGGAACATGGAGATTCTCCGTCCTGGCACTGGTCAGTTCCAACCCAGTAGCTGTGAATATGATAATGGGGTGGATGACATTGAATGTCCGAGATATTATGTGGTGTGGAATATAAACATGAACACCCACATTTATCCAGAATTTGTAGTTAGCTTCAAGCTGTCGTTTGATGCCGAAG GCTTTTTTGGTGGAAGTGAAAGGAAGAATAATGTTTCTGGGGTTATGACAGCCTGCCATGGTCCTCAAGGACTGTTACATTCTTGTGCAGTAGTTAAG GGCACAGCTCCCCCAAGGGTTCCAACATCGCCTTGGATGTCTTTTCCTTTGCTTTTTGCTGCTATTGGAAACAAGGTTCCTCCTAATGATATGGAACGTGTCAGAGAACATTATGAACAGTTCAGG TCAAAGCAGATATCCCGGGCTGATTTTGTGAAGATACTAAGGTTAATAGTTGGAGATACTCCATTGAAACTTGCAATGACACAACATCAATTTAAG ATACCATCTAATGTTAAGGAAGGATAA